The following proteins are encoded in a genomic region of Nitrospiraceae bacterium:
- the rpsO gene encoding 30S ribosomal protein S15, with the protein MALLKEGKSDVIKQYRQHGTDSGSPEVQIAVLTNRITYLTEHFKLHKKDHHSRRGLLTLVGRRRRLLDYLRDVDDARYRAVIDRLGIRK; encoded by the coding sequence ATGGCATTGCTGAAAGAAGGAAAGTCCGATGTGATTAAACAGTATCGGCAACATGGTACGGACTCTGGCTCTCCCGAGGTCCAGATCGCGGTCTTAACCAACCGGATCACATACTTGACGGAACATTTCAAGCTGCATAAGAAGGATCATCACTCGCGACGTGGGCTACTGACGCTTGTGGGGCGCCGTCGTCGGCTGCTGGACTATCTCCGCGATGTCGACGATGCCCGCTATCGCGCCGTGATCGATCGTTTGGGCATCAGGAAGTAG